The Bacillota bacterium genome contains a region encoding:
- a CDS encoding NAD-dependent epimerase/dehydratase family protein, translating into MEHNVKKVFVAGGTGFLGYYSCLQFLERNILVDTIALPNEIDLEGWFPKSIGLNFGNMFEMSREDLVKLFSKKDYDTFVYALGPDDRFVPMKPAYTFFHEKLVIQAKKICQAAKDAKIKRCIIMNSYFSHFDRVYHGKLSKNHPYIMARRQQEQELIALGEPNVFDVMILELPYIFGTMPSRKPLWREFFLSYFEKYKTIYFPWGGGTTVIDVKDVAKAVVAAAFNGHHGGIYLIGDKNLTFKELISLMIEASSSKKRYRSVPPIIAAFGAKKIDKLSYLQGKESGLNHFKLMLQIQNKKFYCNPMQYKKELGYDELHFKEENDVINSIMETIKACYE; encoded by the coding sequence ATGGAACACAATGTTAAAAAAGTATTTGTTGCAGGAGGAACTGGGTTTTTAGGATATTACTCTTGCCTTCAATTTTTAGAAAGAAATATATTGGTTGATACGATTGCACTTCCTAATGAAATTGATTTAGAAGGCTGGTTTCCAAAATCAATAGGACTAAATTTTGGAAATATGTTTGAAATGAGTAGGGAAGACTTAGTAAAATTATTTTCAAAAAAAGACTATGATACATTTGTTTATGCATTAGGACCAGATGACAGATTTGTTCCAATGAAACCAGCATACACTTTTTTTCATGAAAAACTAGTGATTCAAGCCAAAAAAATTTGCCAAGCTGCAAAAGATGCTAAAATAAAAAGATGTATTATCATGAATTCCTATTTTTCACACTTTGATAGAGTATATCATGGAAAATTATCTAAAAATCATCCATACATTATGGCAAGAAGACAACAAGAACAAGAACTCATTGCTTTGGGTGAACCAAATGTATTTGATGTTATGATTTTAGAACTACCATACATTTTTGGAACAATGCCTTCACGAAAACCACTTTGGCGTGAATTTTTCCTTTCTTATTTTGAAAAATACAAAACCATTTATTTCCCTTGGGGGGGAGGAACTACCGTTATAGATGTAAAAGATGTAGCAAAAGCAGTTGTTGCAGCTGCTTTTAATGGACATCATGGAGGAATTTATTTAATTGGAGATAAAAATCTAACCTTTAAAGAATTAATCTCATTAATGATTGAGGCTTCAAGTTCCAAAAAACGATATAGAAGTGTACCGCCCATTATTGCCGCATTTGGTGCAAAAAAGATTGATAAATTGTCATACTTACAAGGAAAAGAAAGTGGATTAAACCACTTTAAGTTGATGCTTCAAATACAAAATAAAAAATTCTATTGTAATCCTATGCAATACAAAAAGGAATTAGGTTATGATGAATTACATTTCAAAGAAGAAAACGATGTAATAAATTCTATTATGGAAACAATTAAAGCTTGTTACGAATGA